The following coding sequences are from one Frigoribacterium sp. Leaf415 window:
- a CDS encoding DUF4166 domain-containing protein: MTSIFEQALGEEFTRLHPMMQRRFGVGLDSGEACVGRGVMSSIRRGPWWTVPFLQIGRLRNILVPDVGRDVPFVIENYPYRDGLGRETVTFVRSYTVPRRRAGRRPVRFDATMVLDRGRVLDYLGTHQHLAVDLDLTVDDRGGLVLRSEAQRFHEGPVSFRFPMLFSGRAELHEWWSDDDESFHVDLEVHNHRFGFLFGYRGTFTCEWVAASDSPDRLKPRRTEARL; the protein is encoded by the coding sequence ATGACGTCGATCTTCGAGCAGGCCCTCGGCGAGGAGTTCACCCGCCTGCACCCGATGATGCAGCGCCGCTTCGGGGTCGGCCTGGACTCGGGCGAGGCCTGCGTGGGCCGGGGCGTCATGTCGTCGATCCGGCGGGGCCCGTGGTGGACGGTGCCGTTCCTGCAGATCGGACGGTTGCGCAACATCCTGGTTCCCGACGTCGGCCGAGACGTTCCCTTCGTCATCGAGAACTACCCGTACCGAGACGGGCTCGGACGCGAGACCGTCACCTTCGTCCGTTCGTACACCGTGCCCCGCCGCCGCGCGGGCCGACGCCCGGTCCGCTTCGACGCGACGATGGTGCTCGACCGCGGGCGGGTGCTCGACTACCTCGGCACGCACCAGCACCTCGCGGTCGACCTCGACCTGACGGTCGACGACCGCGGCGGCCTCGTGCTGCGCTCCGAGGCGCAGCGCTTCCACGAGGGGCCCGTCTCGTTCCGCTTCCCGATGCTGTTCAGCGGTCGGGCCGAGCTCCACGAGTGGTGGTCCGACGACGACGAGTCGTTCCACGTCGACCTCGAGGTGCACAACCACCGCTTCGGGTTCCTCTTCGGCTACCGCGGCACCTTCACCTGCGAGTGGGTCGCCGCGTCCGACTCGCCCGACCGGCTGAAGCCGCGACGCACCGAGGCCCGCCTCTAG
- a CDS encoding maleylpyruvate isomerase N-terminal domain-containing protein, with translation MDESFETVRDAFGAAARWFAETVHELDRPPAPWEAPALGAWSRRDLVGHTSRALLTVEQYLRPGSSDSDRRPVDYYRAVRGGRADPDEVAERGRQAGRDLGTALPESVDAVVRRVTGVVAGRTADARVETPVGEWRLEAYLPTRVVELVVHTGDLRTAGGLDGQAPEVAGRQALVVLGALVADAPSADAPRLLTALTGRSALAAGYTVL, from the coding sequence ATGGACGAGAGCTTCGAGACGGTCCGCGACGCGTTCGGGGCGGCGGCGCGATGGTTCGCCGAGACGGTGCACGAGCTCGACCGGCCGCCGGCCCCGTGGGAGGCCCCGGCCCTCGGCGCGTGGAGCCGCCGCGACCTCGTCGGCCACACGTCGAGGGCCCTGCTCACGGTCGAGCAGTACCTGCGGCCCGGGTCGTCGGATTCCGACCGCCGCCCCGTCGACTACTACCGGGCGGTCCGGGGCGGCCGCGCCGATCCGGACGAGGTCGCCGAGAGAGGGAGGCAGGCGGGACGCGACCTCGGCACCGCCCTGCCCGAGAGCGTCGACGCCGTCGTGCGACGGGTGACCGGCGTGGTGGCCGGACGGACCGCGGACGCGCGGGTGGAGACGCCGGTGGGCGAGTGGCGGCTCGAGGCGTACCTGCCGACGCGCGTCGTCGAGCTCGTCGTCCACACGGGCGACCTCCGGACGGCCGGCGGGCTCGACGGACAGGCCCCCGAGGTCGCGGGTCGTCAGGCGCTGGTCGTGCTCGGCGCCCTCGTGGCCGATGCTCCGTCGGCTGACGCGCCGCGCCTCCTGACGGCCCTGACGGGTCGCTCGGCGCTCGCCGCCGGGTACACGGTGCTCTGA
- a CDS encoding SRPBCC family protein, producing MGKRQIYVETVIDADLDRVWAATQDPAQHVRWDVRFSSITPGPPDADGSIPFRYVRRTPVHTVEGTGVSIGERHGADGSRTSALRFATDDVLSPIRAGRGYWRYLPTDDGRTRFLTGYDYDSGWGPLDLVVRPLLGWATAFSFDRLRLWLETGREPERWPLASALAFWRADRPRASRTLRAPAGGTRAGDHLQEAPVTLATLPDPARRSPR from the coding sequence GTGGGGAAACGTCAGATCTACGTCGAGACCGTGATCGACGCCGACCTCGACCGGGTCTGGGCCGCCACGCAGGACCCCGCGCAGCACGTCCGCTGGGACGTCCGCTTCTCGAGCATCACCCCCGGGCCGCCGGACGCCGACGGGTCGATCCCGTTCCGTTACGTCCGTCGCACGCCCGTCCACACCGTCGAGGGCACGGGCGTCAGCATCGGCGAGCGCCACGGCGCCGACGGTTCGCGCACGTCCGCGCTGCGGTTCGCGACCGACGACGTGCTCTCGCCGATCCGGGCCGGGCGCGGGTACTGGCGCTACCTGCCGACCGACGACGGGCGGACGCGCTTCCTGACCGGGTACGACTACGACTCGGGCTGGGGTCCGCTCGACCTGGTCGTGCGTCCGCTGCTCGGTTGGGCGACGGCGTTCAGCTTCGACCGCCTGCGCCTCTGGCTCGAGACCGGCCGCGAACCCGAGCGGTGGCCGCTCGCCAGCGCCCTCGCGTTCTGGCGGGCGGACCGGCCCCGCGCCTCCCGCACCCTCCGTGCGCCCGCGGGCGGCACGCGCGCGGGCGACCACCTGCAGGAGGCGCCGGTCACCCTGGCCACTCTGCCCGACCCCGCGAGGCGGTCACCCCGATGA